In a genomic window of Octadecabacter temperatus:
- a CDS encoding sulfatase-like hydrolase/transferase: MKNSTIAASLLMATAISGAGQAMASPNVLLIIADDMGLDASACYNVGNQQASMPNIEALCEAGLVFENAHSSPTCSPTRATMMSGQYGSRTGVGAPVATDGSDELSVDTFTIFDALAPTGYATNLIGKWHITGRQSGYGAPADMGIPDYFGPYFGGLSDYHNWTAIENGVEVEIEGYATTIQTDRAIDWVGEQEQPWFLWLAYNAPHSPFHLPPADLHSSHDLEDDEAAISDNPLPYYQAMLEALDTEVGRLLSSIPEDTVVMFIGDNGSPNQVTSGVYGEHSAKASLYSSGSNVPLIVTGPNIDAGRTAAFVNTTDLAATITGLAGTGFDSQDSIDFGPVLAGAEGSRNFLYVEHFTERETKGGGMYGWAYREGDYKVVVALDADVELYNLVEDPMEQNDLLADGGTTEHLAISEALSAAREAIVAPAN; encoded by the coding sequence ATGAAGAACTCAACAATTGCCGCGAGCTTATTGATGGCCACAGCGATCAGCGGTGCGGGGCAAGCCATGGCTTCACCCAACGTGCTTTTGATTATTGCTGACGACATGGGTTTAGATGCGTCCGCCTGCTATAACGTGGGTAACCAGCAAGCATCCATGCCAAATATCGAAGCATTGTGTGAAGCGGGTCTCGTCTTTGAAAACGCACACTCGTCGCCAACATGTTCGCCCACCCGCGCGACCATGATGAGTGGCCAGTACGGGTCGCGTACAGGCGTTGGTGCACCAGTTGCCACAGACGGTAGCGATGAACTTTCTGTCGACACTTTCACGATATTTGATGCTTTGGCGCCAACAGGTTATGCGACCAACCTTATCGGAAAGTGGCACATTACAGGCCGACAAAGTGGTTATGGGGCCCCCGCCGATATGGGAATTCCTGACTACTTTGGTCCATATTTTGGCGGTCTTTCTGACTATCACAACTGGACCGCAATTGAGAACGGCGTGGAAGTCGAGATCGAAGGATATGCCACCACAATCCAGACAGACCGCGCGATCGATTGGGTTGGCGAACAGGAACAACCATGGTTCTTATGGCTTGCCTATAATGCACCACATTCTCCATTCCATCTGCCACCAGCAGATTTGCACTCGTCCCACGATTTGGAGGACGACGAGGCCGCTATCTCCGATAATCCCTTGCCCTATTACCAAGCCATGCTGGAGGCACTTGATACCGAAGTTGGTCGGTTACTGTCATCCATTCCCGAAGACACTGTCGTTATGTTCATCGGTGACAACGGGTCGCCAAATCAGGTCACCAGTGGTGTCTATGGAGAACATAGCGCGAAGGCCTCGCTCTATAGCAGCGGTAGCAACGTACCATTAATCGTCACAGGTCCAAACATTGACGCGGGCCGTACGGCTGCATTTGTTAATACGACAGATCTTGCAGCTACGATTACGGGACTGGCGGGCACTGGTTTCGATTCACAAGATTCAATCGACTTTGGCCCAGTGTTGGCTGGCGCAGAGGGTTCACGTAACTTTCTTTACGTCGAACACTTCACCGAACGCGAGACTAAGGGCGGCGGAATGTATGGCTGGGCTTACCGTGAGGGTGACTATAAAGTCGTCGTAGCGCTGGACGCAGATGTTGAACTTTATAACCTCGTAGAGGATCCTATGGAGCAAAATGACCTGCTTGCCGATGGCGGAACTACTGAACATCTCGCCATATCTGAGGCGCTTTCTGCAGCGCGTGAGGCGATAGTTGCCCCTGCCAACTAA
- a CDS encoding cytochrome b, whose translation MQPPARAHGFVTKTIHWLSAGLLAYGYFKGLNNVRQLNQPGLLEFEVIFALALGALFLVRLLWTKYVAGHTRLPQDAPKWEHVASRAVQVGLYASVFGIVLSGLGIALGFVTPMLDGLFMDAMLALHDVTLFALPVFLGVHIFGALWHKIVRRDGVLESMTGRLPI comes from the coding sequence ATGCAGCCCCCTGCGCGCGCTCATGGCTTCGTGACCAAAACCATCCATTGGCTATCCGCCGGATTACTTGCCTATGGTTATTTCAAAGGATTGAACAACGTTCGTCAGCTGAATCAACCTGGCCTTCTTGAATTTGAAGTGATCTTCGCCTTGGCGCTAGGAGCCTTGTTTCTTGTTCGCCTACTTTGGACAAAGTACGTCGCAGGCCACACACGCCTGCCTCAGGACGCACCAAAATGGGAACACGTTGCGTCGCGTGCTGTTCAGGTTGGTCTATATGCAAGCGTCTTTGGGATCGTTCTGTCGGGCTTGGGTATCGCCCTTGGTTTTGTCACTCCGATGCTCGACGGCCTATTCATGGATGCAATGTTGGCTCTGCACGACGTTACACTGTTTGCCCTTCCGGTCTTCCTCGGCGTCCATATTTTTGGTGCGCTCTGGCATAAGATTGTTCGGAGAGACGGGGTGCTCGAAAGCATGACAGGTCGGTTGCCGATCTAA
- a CDS encoding sensor histidine kinase codes for MSLANRVTKRLGWLRRSSTLRLSLLLSVIFAVGMAITIFVALEVGEDAIEQSVDETLQALAGATALEDVEGDSPAMILRSLDDLDGLPQPFRRAVDRNGGTVDLDRNFQRSETWRVLVTDDSNGDPILIAVPVEDSDRAQELLAGVLWTTAALVIAVTLAIGFGTGLLAQRRLVRINDTLHRLGTGDLCARTGLKRSKDDLDDIAHELDRTASELERLVAQARHLSGSIAHDLRTPLARLRARLEDLPEGEERGAALEEATRMTGVFDTIMRVARIEAAQGNDGFEPVALGQFVDELAETFGPVVEDAGKTLTLDTDVASTVMADRQMLVQAAANLIQNALVHGGKDIALFAHGSAFGVADNGAGVPSEQYDEVIKPMVRLDAARSSEGTGLGLALVRAVADRHGAKLILAQNDPDQNLKGLRVTLNFA; via the coding sequence ATGTCTTTGGCAAATAGGGTCACCAAACGCTTAGGATGGCTGCGGCGCTCATCAACGCTGCGCTTGTCGCTGCTGTTATCGGTTATTTTTGCCGTCGGTATGGCGATTACCATTTTTGTTGCCCTTGAAGTGGGTGAAGACGCCATTGAGCAGAGCGTTGACGAGACCTTGCAAGCACTGGCGGGTGCGACCGCATTGGAAGACGTTGAAGGCGACAGTCCCGCGATGATCTTGCGATCTTTGGATGATCTGGACGGTCTCCCGCAACCTTTTAGGCGCGCGGTGGACCGCAATGGCGGAACCGTTGATCTGGATCGCAATTTCCAAAGATCCGAGACTTGGCGTGTCTTGGTGACTGACGATAGCAACGGCGATCCGATCCTGATTGCTGTTCCAGTCGAAGACAGCGACCGCGCCCAAGAGCTTCTTGCCGGGGTACTTTGGACGACCGCAGCTTTGGTTATTGCGGTGACCTTGGCTATCGGGTTTGGAACCGGACTGTTGGCGCAGCGCCGTTTGGTACGGATCAACGACACGCTGCACCGCCTTGGGACGGGCGATCTATGCGCACGCACGGGGCTTAAGCGGTCCAAAGATGACCTTGATGACATCGCACATGAGCTTGACCGAACTGCGTCTGAACTTGAACGCCTTGTGGCGCAAGCCCGTCATTTGAGTGGTAGCATCGCCCACGATCTGCGCACCCCCCTTGCACGGCTTCGTGCCCGTCTGGAAGATTTGCCAGAGGGTGAGGAGCGCGGCGCCGCGTTAGAAGAAGCGACGCGTATGACAGGCGTCTTTGACACCATCATGCGGGTGGCGCGGATTGAGGCCGCACAAGGGAATGACGGGTTTGAGCCTGTGGCATTGGGCCAATTTGTCGATGAACTTGCGGAAACTTTTGGGCCTGTGGTTGAAGATGCAGGCAAGACGCTGACGCTGGATACAGATGTGGCGTCGACTGTAATGGCGGATCGCCAAATGCTAGTGCAGGCTGCTGCCAATCTTATACAGAATGCCCTAGTTCATGGGGGCAAGGACATTGCCCTATTTGCCCACGGTTCTGCGTTTGGTGTCGCAGACAACGGCGCAGGCGTCCCGTCTGAGCAATATGATGAGGTCATTAAGCCGATGGTCCGTCTGGATGCGGCGCGATCGAGTGAGGGCACGGGACTGGGTCTCGCACTGGTGCGCGCTGTGGCGGATCGGCATGGCGCGAAGCTCATTCTTGCTCAAAATGACCCGGACCAAAACCTTAAGGGGCTGCGGGTCACACTGAACTTTGCATAA
- a CDS encoding formylglycine-generating enzyme family protein, whose translation MGIQRPNLVAQVHKTKTSCRPDSVAVPGGKALIGTARPLIQGDGEGPLRQKKVKPFRMKTTTVSNAEFAEFIAATGYITEAEQFGWSFVFHSDVPKSIGKTRSAPGTSWWRMVEGATWRDLNGPKTGEVAWHEDHPVVQVSWNDAVAYAEWCGGRLPSEVEWEHAARGGLGDVPFPWGDKEPDDDTFLPCNIWQGRFPTHNTGADGWKNTSPVNAFEPNAYGLFNMVGNVWEWTSDPFRIPSLKKKTKDRLAAMKGFKLLKGGSFLCHRSYCYRYRVAARIGNSPDTTTPHQGFRVVWGEV comes from the coding sequence GTGGGCATCCAACGGCCAAATCTTGTTGCTCAAGTACATAAAACCAAAACATCTTGCCGCCCTGACAGCGTTGCTGTTCCGGGCGGTAAGGCCTTGATTGGGACGGCGCGCCCTCTGATCCAAGGCGACGGTGAAGGCCCGCTTCGACAAAAGAAGGTAAAACCGTTCCGCATGAAAACCACGACGGTCAGCAATGCGGAATTCGCAGAATTTATAGCAGCAACAGGATACATAACCGAAGCGGAACAATTCGGTTGGTCCTTTGTATTCCATTCCGACGTACCCAAAAGCATTGGCAAGACCCGAAGTGCCCCCGGAACGTCTTGGTGGCGTATGGTTGAGGGTGCGACCTGGCGTGACCTCAACGGTCCAAAAACTGGTGAGGTAGCGTGGCATGAAGATCATCCGGTTGTTCAGGTTTCTTGGAACGATGCTGTCGCATATGCGGAATGGTGTGGCGGGCGATTGCCATCCGAAGTTGAGTGGGAACACGCCGCACGCGGCGGTCTCGGTGATGTGCCTTTTCCGTGGGGAGACAAGGAACCGGATGACGATACGTTTCTACCATGCAACATCTGGCAAGGCCGCTTTCCAACACACAACACAGGTGCTGATGGCTGGAAAAACACCTCGCCTGTCAACGCCTTTGAACCAAACGCTTATGGGCTATTCAATATGGTAGGTAACGTTTGGGAATGGACAAGTGACCCTTTCCGCATCCCTTCTCTCAAAAAAAAGACCAAAGACCGACTTGCGGCGATGAAGGGCTTCAAGCTCTTAAAGGGGGGATCGTTCTTATGCCACCGCAGCTATTGCTATCGCTACCGTGTCGCTGCGCGTATCGGGAATTCACCGGACACAACCACTCCTCATCAGGGATTTCGAGTCGTTTGGGGCGAGGTTTAG
- a CDS encoding PepSY domain-containing protein, producing the protein MNMKLIAGGALTGLVLAGSLAGMVSAQSVADATGLTEEQVIEIALMEIPGEVQEVELENHRGQQIYEIEILSADGEEMEVEIDAQTGDVLEVKADREGCDKDDDDTDEA; encoded by the coding sequence ATGAACATGAAACTTATCGCAGGCGGCGCACTCACTGGTCTGGTTTTAGCAGGCAGCTTGGCTGGCATGGTGTCAGCCCAATCCGTAGCAGATGCGACAGGCCTTACAGAAGAACAGGTGATCGAGATCGCCCTTATGGAAATCCCGGGTGAGGTGCAGGAGGTCGAACTTGAAAACCACCGTGGCCAACAAATCTATGAAATCGAAATCCTCTCGGCTGATGGTGAAGAAATGGAAGTTGAGATTGACGCGCAGACAGGCGATGTTCTGGAAGTGAAGGCAGACCGCGAAGGCTGCGACAAAGATGATGATGACACCGACGAGGCGTAA
- a CDS encoding response regulator transcription factor — MRILLLEDDKHLGPWVAGGLREEGHVVDHFEDGKDALMAAMGQEFDLLILDRMVPGLDGLSVLKSLRASKNTSPALFLTALGEVDARVEGFDAGGDDYLTKPFAFAELSARVNALGRRRDSSDSAEPASTVLRFADLTLDMLSRSCIRQEQEIDLMAKEFKLLEYFMRRPGRLVTRTMLLEQVWDMSFDPTTSVVETHISRLRSKIDKPFKEALIRTRRGEGYVFGK, encoded by the coding sequence ATGCGCATTTTGCTGTTGGAAGATGACAAACACCTCGGCCCGTGGGTTGCTGGTGGCTTGCGCGAAGAAGGCCATGTCGTTGACCATTTTGAGGACGGCAAAGACGCGTTGATGGCCGCGATGGGCCAAGAGTTTGATCTGTTGATCTTGGACCGCATGGTGCCCGGTTTAGACGGGCTGTCTGTGTTGAAGTCCTTGCGCGCCTCCAAGAATACATCCCCCGCATTGTTCCTCACCGCATTGGGCGAGGTGGACGCCCGAGTTGAGGGGTTTGACGCAGGCGGCGATGATTATCTGACCAAACCATTTGCTTTCGCTGAACTGTCTGCCCGCGTGAACGCTTTGGGCCGCAGGCGTGACAGCAGCGACAGTGCAGAACCCGCGTCAACGGTGTTGCGCTTCGCTGACTTAACGCTCGACATGTTGTCGCGCAGTTGTATCCGTCAAGAGCAGGAAATCGACCTGATGGCGAAAGAATTCAAACTTCTGGAATACTTCATGCGCCGTCCGGGCCGTTTGGTGACCCGTACTATGTTGCTCGAACAGGTTTGGGATATGAGCTTTGATCCAACAACCAGTGTCGTTGAAACGCATATCAGCCGGTTGCGTTCCAAAATCGATAAACCTTTTAAAGAGGCTCTGATCAGGACGCGACGCGGTGAAGGATATGTCTTTGGCAAATAG